CGATCGCCGCCGCCCAACCACTGAAGCCCTGAAACACGCTTGCCTTCGGCCGCGCGCTGCCGTTAGGTTGGCCGCGGTACGAGACACGTGCCGAACCGGATCTCGGAGGTCGATGAATATGGCTGTCACCAGCTGTATTCCGCATGTCCTTCGCCGGTTCGCGCGCCACTGATTTCTTCCCGCAGACGCGTCGGCGCGAACCGGTCTTTTCCTCGATGACCAGGAGTGTCACGTGTCTGTTTCTCTTTCCGCCGATCTGCTCTCCGACCGCCTGATCCTGCGGTCGTGGACCGCCACAGCGGCCGCCGCCGTGCTCGGCGACGAGCGTCATGCCGCGTGGGCGGCGGATTTCCCCGCCGCGGGCGATCGCGTCATCGCCGGTCTGCTCACCGCCCATCCGGACTGGTTCGGGCCGTTCGGGCACCGGCTCGTCGTGGAGCGAGCCAGTGGGCTCGTCGTCGGATCGATCGGGCTGTTCTGGCCGCCCGCCGACGGTGAGCTGGAGATCGGCTACGGCATCGTCGCCTCGCGTCGCGGCCGCGGCTACGCCACCGAGGCCACCGTCGCGTTGACGGCGCACGCGCGCACCGCGCCCGGCGTCCACGCGGTGCGCGCCGACGTGGAACTGTCCAATCCGTCGTCGGTACGCGTGCTGGAGAAAGCCGGGTTCGAGCAGGTGAGCGACGTGGACGGCGTCGCGCGGTTCCGCATCACACTGCGCTGACGGTGACCATGGGGACTGTCGTCAGCGATGGCTGACCACGTTGACGACGGTCCCGCTCGGGTCGCGCACGAAGAAGCGGCGCACACCCCAGGGCTCGTCGCGCAAGGGGTAGACGACCTCGGCTCCGGCGG
Above is a genomic segment from Nocardia sputorum containing:
- a CDS encoding GNAT family N-acetyltransferase, with the translated sequence MSVSLSADLLSDRLILRSWTATAAAAVLGDERHAAWAADFPAAGDRVIAGLLTAHPDWFGPFGHRLVVERASGLVVGSIGLFWPPADGELEIGYGIVASRRGRGYATEATVALTAHARTAPGVHAVRADVELSNPSSVRVLEKAGFEQVSDVDGVARFRITLR